In Cyanobium sp. WAJ14-Wanaka, the following are encoded in one genomic region:
- a CDS encoding DUF2839 domain-containing protein, with protein sequence MGEAKRRSSQGLPPKSPKRNQPDTSPRLVEWFPLTRNQADQFVKVSTKGAWVGIAALVLFWVIVRFIGPAAGWWSLADG encoded by the coding sequence ATGGGGGAAGCCAAGCGTCGCAGCAGCCAGGGGCTGCCACCGAAATCGCCCAAACGCAACCAGCCGGACACCTCGCCGCGCCTGGTGGAGTGGTTTCCCCTGACCCGTAACCAGGCGGATCAATTCGTGAAGGTGAGCACCAAGGGTGCCTGGGTTGGCATAGCGGCCCTGGTGTTGTTTTGGGTGATCGTGCGCTTCATCGGGCCGGCAGCTGGCTGGTGGTCGCTAGCCGACGGCTAA
- a CDS encoding DUF1815 family protein: MFPRLAEQYRSVVQDLVMSLQALAISLQDREIAASCYICGDGLDGKGASFVANLGENHMVRFLVSDFGISWVESRNGLELVKLEGAEAIQELQRIAQALQHPAKTSKTQKGAVTGA, translated from the coding sequence ATGTTCCCCCGGCTGGCTGAGCAATACCGATCTGTGGTTCAAGACCTGGTGATGAGCCTCCAGGCCCTGGCGATCAGCCTGCAGGATCGGGAAATCGCCGCCAGCTGCTACATCTGCGGCGATGGCCTTGACGGCAAAGGAGCCTCCTTTGTGGCCAACCTCGGCGAAAATCACATGGTGCGCTTTTTGGTTTCCGATTTCGGCATTAGCTGGGTCGAATCCCGCAATGGCCTCGAGCTGGTGAAGCTAGAAGGGGCAGAGGCCATCCAGGAACTGCAGCGGATAGCCCAGGCACTGCAACACCCAGCCAAGACCAGCAAGACACAAAAAGGCGCCGTCACCGGCGCCTAA
- the recA gene encoding recombinase RecA, producing MPVDSKAAQGASPASGGASSAADSRSAAADSRAAAERDKALGLVLNHIERNFGKGSIMRLGDASRMRVETFSTGALTLDLALGGGYPKGRVVEVYGPESSGKTTLTLHAIAEVQKRGGVAAFVDAEHALDPVYAAALGVDIENLLVSQPDTGEMALEIVDQLVRSAAVDIVVVDSVAALTPRAEIEGEMGDLAVGAQARLMSQAMRKITGNIGKSGCTVIFLNQLRQKIGVTYGNPETTTGGNALKFYASVRLDIRRIQTLKRGTEEYGIRAKVKVAKNKVAPPFRIAEFDILFGRGISILGCLLDLAEETGVVTRKGAWYSYDGDNIGQGRDNTITWLEQNPGQKEVIEQLTRKKLTEGSEVSANSMKPLAAAAKAAAATPMEALEELPVAG from the coding sequence ATGCCCGTTGATTCCAAGGCCGCCCAAGGCGCTTCGCCCGCATCTGGGGGAGCTTCCAGCGCAGCAGATTCCCGTTCTGCAGCAGCAGATTCCCGCGCTGCGGCAGAGCGGGACAAGGCCCTAGGCCTTGTGCTGAACCACATCGAGCGCAACTTCGGCAAGGGCTCGATCATGCGCCTCGGGGATGCCTCCCGCATGCGGGTGGAGACCTTCTCCACTGGTGCCCTGACCCTGGATCTGGCCCTCGGTGGCGGCTATCCGAAGGGCCGGGTGGTGGAGGTCTATGGGCCCGAGAGCTCTGGCAAAACAACCCTCACCCTGCACGCCATTGCCGAAGTGCAAAAGCGTGGCGGGGTGGCGGCCTTTGTGGACGCGGAACATGCCCTGGATCCGGTCTATGCCGCCGCCCTCGGTGTGGACATTGAAAACCTGTTGGTTTCCCAGCCGGATACCGGTGAGATGGCCCTAGAGATCGTCGACCAGCTGGTGCGTTCTGCGGCCGTAGACATCGTGGTGGTCGACTCCGTGGCGGCCCTCACCCCCCGGGCTGAGATTGAGGGTGAGATGGGGGATTTGGCCGTGGGGGCCCAGGCCCGGCTCATGAGCCAGGCCATGCGCAAGATCACCGGCAACATCGGCAAATCGGGTTGCACCGTGATCTTCCTGAACCAGTTGCGTCAAAAGATCGGAGTTACCTACGGCAACCCCGAGACCACCACCGGCGGTAACGCCCTGAAGTTCTATGCGTCTGTACGTCTGGATATTCGGCGCATTCAGACCCTCAAGCGTGGCACCGAGGAATACGGCATCCGCGCCAAGGTCAAGGTGGCCAAAAACAAGGTGGCGCCCCCATTCCGCATTGCCGAGTTCGACATCCTGTTTGGCCGCGGCATCAGCATCCTGGGTTGCCTCCTCGACTTGGCTGAGGAGACCGGCGTGGTGACCCGCAAGGGCGCCTGGTACAGCTACGACGGCGACAACATTGGTCAGGGCCGCGACAACACCATCACCTGGTTGGAGCAAAACCCTGGGCAAAAGGAGGTGATTGAGCAGCTGACCCGGAAGAAGCTCACCGAGGGCTCCGAGGTCAGTGCCAATTCAATGAAGCCCTTAGCTGCTGCCGCTAAGGCTGCCGCCGCAACACCCATGGAGGCCCTAGAGGAGCTGCCAGTGGCGGGCTGA
- a CDS encoding HAD family hydrolase, translating to MTEQSVPLLVFDFDGVLVDGMAEYWWSARRAAMALVPDLSLPEQAPAGFAKLRPQIHKGWEMVLMAAELGRPDLELAALVASYQAQLEQALLRWGLSPDQLQGALERVRSEAIGKDLPGWLRLHHFYPGVLERLQQLACAGSPWAVLTTKGGEFARQILQAAGLEPWALFGHEQGSKCEVLAQLLASEYRPIWFVEDRRPTLELVRSQAELAAVRCFLVSWGYLAPGDHQQLPDGIHWLEPEIFAAPLAQWP from the coding sequence ATGACTGAGCAATCGGTTCCCCTGCTGGTCTTTGATTTCGACGGCGTGCTGGTGGATGGCATGGCCGAGTACTGGTGGTCGGCCCGTAGGGCTGCCATGGCCCTAGTGCCGGACCTTTCCCTACCGGAGCAGGCACCGGCAGGTTTTGCCAAGCTGCGACCCCAGATCCACAAGGGGTGGGAGATGGTGCTGATGGCGGCGGAATTGGGCCGCCCCGATCTGGAGTTGGCGGCCCTGGTGGCCTCCTATCAAGCTCAGCTGGAGCAGGCTTTGCTCCGCTGGGGCCTCAGCCCCGACCAGCTCCAGGGGGCCCTCGAGCGGGTGCGCTCGGAGGCAATTGGCAAGGATTTACCTGGCTGGCTGCGCCTACATCACTTCTATCCGGGTGTGCTGGAGCGGCTCCAGCAATTGGCTTGCGCAGGCTCGCCCTGGGCTGTGCTCACCACCAAGGGCGGCGAGTTTGCCCGCCAAATCCTGCAGGCTGCCGGGCTTGAGCCGTGGGCCCTATTTGGCCACGAACAGGGCAGTAAGTGTGAGGTGTTGGCCCAGTTGCTGGCCAGCGAATACCGGCCGATTTGGTTTGTCGAAGACCGCCGACCGACCCTCGAGCTGGTGCGCTCCCAGGCCGAGCTTGCGGCCGTGCGTTGTTTTTTGGTCAGTTGGGGTTATCTAGCTCCCGGGGATCACCAGCAATTGCCCGACGGGATCCATTGGTTGGAGCCGGAGATTTTTGCAGCCCCCCTGGCGCAATGGCCCTAA
- a CDS encoding AAA family ATPase, giving the protein MTHQQITDDLDRLLTVLPLAIRRALASAQARDQLIEVVMDLGRVPEARYPDRVRDLGTEAVSRADLALVVDQLGSFGGDNRSGIERTLHRISAIRNRSGTVVGLTCRVGRAVFGTVAMVRDLLDSGQSLLLMGRPGVGKTTALREIARVLADDFGRRVVVIDTSNEIAGDGDIPHPGIGRARRMQVARPELQHQVMIEAVENHMPEVIVIDEIGTELEAQAARTIAERGVMLVATAHGNELANLIKNPTLADLIGGIQTVTLGDEEARRRRSQKTVLERAADPTFPLAVEMHSRQRWLVHQEVAGTVDLLLRGQLARPQVRELGADGQMQVQEPVLPAPLALRPGPNLRPGPTLRPGPTLRPVSPLRLIPPVRPLLRVYGAGISRRELEQVVRGRQMPVEPAGSVELADVVLSVRQQLGRDPHVRRQAQELGIPILVIKSSALPQIQRGLERLLANQAIPASEALADSLGPDFDDDLGGLEECRLAVEEVVLPQGQPVDLLPRSARVRQLQAEFAGHYQLRTAVLGRGQAQRLRVFPA; this is encoded by the coding sequence ATCACCCACCAGCAGATTACGGACGATCTCGATCGCCTGCTCACGGTGTTGCCCCTAGCGATCAGGAGGGCCCTGGCGTCTGCCCAGGCCCGCGATCAACTGATTGAGGTGGTGATGGATTTGGGTCGGGTGCCGGAGGCCCGCTATCCAGATCGGGTGCGGGACCTAGGCACGGAAGCGGTGAGCCGGGCTGATCTGGCGTTGGTGGTTGATCAACTCGGCAGCTTTGGCGGAGATAACCGCTCTGGCATTGAGCGCACCCTGCACCGCATCAGCGCCATTCGCAACCGCAGCGGAACCGTCGTGGGACTCACCTGCCGGGTGGGTCGTGCTGTGTTTGGCACCGTGGCGATGGTGCGTGATCTGCTCGATTCGGGCCAATCCCTGCTGTTGATGGGGCGGCCCGGGGTGGGCAAAACCACGGCCCTTAGGGAAATCGCCCGGGTTTTGGCGGACGACTTTGGCCGCCGAGTGGTGGTGATTGACACCAGTAATGAAATCGCCGGCGATGGCGACATCCCCCACCCCGGCATTGGTCGGGCCCGCCGCATGCAGGTGGCCAGGCCTGAGCTGCAGCACCAGGTGATGATTGAGGCCGTGGAAAACCACATGCCTGAGGTCATCGTTATCGATGAAATCGGCACCGAGTTGGAGGCCCAGGCAGCTCGCACGATTGCGGAGCGGGGGGTGATGTTGGTGGCCACCGCCCATGGCAACGAGTTGGCAAACCTGATTAAAAATCCGACCCTTGCGGACTTGATCGGCGGTATCCAGACGGTCACCTTGGGCGATGAGGAAGCCCGCCGGCGCCGTAGCCAGAAGACAGTCTTGGAGAGGGCGGCCGACCCCACCTTCCCCTTGGCGGTGGAGATGCACAGCCGCCAGCGCTGGTTGGTTCACCAGGAGGTAGCCGGCACCGTTGACCTGCTGTTGCGGGGGCAGCTGGCCAGGCCCCAGGTGCGGGAGCTGGGCGCCGATGGCCAAATGCAAGTGCAGGAGCCTGTTTTGCCGGCCCCCCTAGCGCTTAGGCCAGGTCCAAACTTGCGGCCAGGCCCAACCCTGCGGCCAGGCCCAACCCTGCGGCCAGTTTCCCCATTGCGGCTTATCCCGCCAGTTCGGCCGCTGTTGCGGGTCTACGGGGCTGGGATCAGTAGGCGTGAGCTGGAGCAGGTGGTGCGTGGACGGCAAATGCCGGTTGAGCCCGCAGGCAGCGTGGAGCTGGCGGACGTGGTGTTGAGCGTGCGCCAGCAGCTGGGTCGAGATCCCCACGTACGTCGCCAGGCCCAGGAGTTGGGAATTCCGATTTTGGTTATCAAAAGTTCTGCCCTGCCCCAAATTCAGCGGGGCTTGGAGCGGCTGCTGGCCAACCAGGCAATTCCGGCCTCCGAGGCCCTTGCCGATTCCCTAGGACCCGATTTCGACGACGACCTGGGGGGGCTGGAGGAATGTCGCCTGGCGGTTGAGGAGGTGGTTTTGCCCCAGGGCCAGCCGGTGGACCTATTGCCCCGCAGCGCCAGGGTGCGCCAGTTGCAGGCCGAATTTGCCGGCCACTACCAGCTGCGCACGGCCGTGCTTGGCCGGGGCCAGGCCCAGCGACTGCGGGTATTTCCAGCCTGA
- a CDS encoding LdpA C-terminal domain-containing domain has translation MVAEQALAQGRWVKLICGASNQDLAAIEDLCGIYALAGVHCIDGAADLAVAAAIERGIAWAQARGATRPWLMVSLSDGADPHFRKAWFDPGRCPTGCPRPCERVCPALAIGQAATGSMGVLAERCYGCGRCLPACPHGLIGEHSQVLAPAAVPPLLASIRPDAVEIHTQPGRLDAFAERLGQVVASGISLGRLAVSAAIDVQPAELWQRYRLLRDLGLAPLWQLDGRPMSGDVGGGMAHAAVKLLAARLPLAPPGPLQLAGGTNGQTLVQLQLRPKLAPFVAGVAFGGVARRLLQPWLLAAQERGQGLLADAELWPQALGEARSLVQPWLERQPFPGQRC, from the coding sequence TTGGTGGCTGAGCAGGCCCTGGCCCAGGGGCGTTGGGTCAAGTTGATCTGTGGGGCGAGCAACCAGGATTTGGCCGCGATTGAGGATCTCTGCGGCATCTATGCACTTGCAGGCGTGCATTGCATCGACGGCGCGGCTGATCTGGCCGTGGCGGCGGCGATCGAAAGGGGAATCGCCTGGGCACAGGCGCGCGGTGCAACCAGGCCCTGGCTGATGGTGAGCCTCAGTGATGGGGCTGATCCCCACTTCCGCAAGGCCTGGTTTGATCCCGGGCGCTGCCCAACCGGCTGCCCCAGGCCCTGTGAAAGGGTCTGCCCGGCCCTGGCGATTGGCCAGGCGGCTACCGGCTCAATGGGCGTGCTGGCCGAGCGTTGCTATGGCTGTGGCCGCTGCCTGCCGGCCTGCCCCCATGGCCTGATTGGGGAGCACTCCCAGGTGCTGGCACCGGCTGCCGTGCCCCCCCTGCTGGCCTCGATCCGGCCCGATGCGGTTGAGATCCATACCCAGCCGGGCCGGCTAGATGCTTTTGCCGAGCGCCTTGGCCAGGTGGTTGCCAGTGGCATCAGCTTGGGGCGTCTGGCGGTGAGTGCGGCCATCGATGTGCAGCCTGCGGAGCTTTGGCAGCGTTATCGCCTGCTGCGCGATCTCGGCTTGGCGCCGCTTTGGCAGTTGGATGGCCGGCCGATGAGCGGTGATGTGGGGGGTGGCATGGCCCATGCCGCAGTGAAGTTGCTGGCCGCACGCCTACCCCTGGCCCCGCCGGGCCCCCTGCAACTGGCGGGCGGTACCAATGGCCAAACCCTGGTGCAGCTCCAGCTAAGGCCAAAACTCGCCCCCTTTGTGGCTGGAGTGGCCTTTGGCGGGGTGGCGCGCCGCCTGCTCCAACCCTGGCTACTGGCCGCCCAGGAGCGGGGCCAGGGCCTGCTCGCCGATGCCGAGCTGTGGCCCCAGGCCCTGGGGGAGGCCCGGTCTTTGGTGCAGCCTTGGCTAGAACGGCAGCCATTCCCAGGCCAGCGGTGCTGA
- a CDS encoding NAD(P)H-quinone oxidoreductase subunit N, producing MPLLLSGRGFRQDLERSGALALYAPLEGGAETRLMRRLRAAGYRAQMASARGLGDPEAYLLGLHGVRPPHLGHQSVGRGAAVGEVQMVMPQLGALLEGSQPILLWLLEGQVLSTAELGSLVALCRREPRLKLVVEMGGSRSLRWQPLEQLLV from the coding sequence ATGCCTCTCCTGCTTTCAGGACGCGGTTTTCGCCAGGACCTTGAGCGGTCCGGCGCCCTGGCTTTGTACGCCCCCCTTGAAGGGGGTGCCGAAACCCGCTTGATGCGTCGCCTGCGGGCGGCCGGCTACCGGGCCCAGATGGCCTCGGCCCGGGGCCTCGGTGACCCGGAGGCCTATCTCCTCGGTCTCCATGGCGTGCGCCCCCCTCACCTCGGTCACCAAAGCGTGGGCCGGGGAGCAGCGGTCGGAGAGGTGCAGATGGTGATGCCCCAGTTGGGGGCCCTGCTGGAGGGCAGCCAGCCCATCCTGCTTTGGCTTTTGGAGGGCCAGGTGCTCTCAACGGCGGAGTTGGGTTCGCTGGTGGCGCTGTGTCGCCGGGAGCCCCGCCTGAAGCTCGTGGTGGAAATGGGCGGCTCCCGTTCCCTGCGTTGGCAGCCCCTCGAGCAACTTCTGGTCTGA
- the rplC gene encoding 50S ribosomal protein L3 translates to MSIGILGKKLGMSQFFDDEGRSIPVTLIEAGPCRITQLKSTSTDGYAAVQLGFGDVREKLVNKPAKGHLAKSGSEVLRHLKEYRVDNVDGLELGASITVSAFEAGQKVDVSGDTMGRGFAGLQKRHGFSRGPMTHGSKNHREPGSIGAGTTPGRVYPGKRMAGRYGGKQITTRGLVILKVDTVHNLLVVKGSVPGKPGALLNIRPANRVGAKAGN, encoded by the coding sequence ATGTCTATCGGCATTCTTGGGAAGAAATTGGGCATGTCCCAATTCTTCGACGACGAGGGCAGATCCATCCCGGTCACATTGATCGAGGCCGGTCCCTGCCGCATCACCCAACTCAAATCCACCAGCACCGACGGCTACGCCGCCGTGCAACTTGGTTTTGGCGACGTTCGCGAAAAGCTCGTGAACAAGCCCGCCAAGGGGCACCTGGCCAAGTCAGGCTCTGAAGTGCTGCGTCACCTGAAGGAATATCGGGTCGACAACGTGGATGGCCTGGAGCTGGGTGCCTCCATCACCGTGTCTGCCTTTGAGGCTGGCCAGAAGGTCGACGTGAGTGGCGACACCATGGGTCGCGGCTTCGCCGGTCTGCAAAAGCGCCACGGCTTCAGCCGCGGCCCCATGACCCACGGTTCCAAAAACCACCGCGAACCCGGATCGATCGGCGCAGGCACCACCCCTGGCCGCGTCTATCCCGGCAAGCGCATGGCTGGTCGCTACGGCGGCAAGCAAATCACCACCCGGGGCCTCGTGATCCTGAAAGTGGACACCGTGCACAATCTGCTGGTGGTTAAAGGTTCAGTGCCCGGCAAGCCCGGCGCCCTGCTGAACATCCGCCCGGCGAACCGGGTGGGCGCCAAAGCTGGGAACTGA
- the rplD gene encoding 50S ribosomal protein L4 translates to MANCVIRDWQGKEAGKAALDLKVAKETSAHDLVHRAVVRQLAHARQGTASTLTRAEVAGGGRKPYKQKGTGRARQGSIRTPLRPGGGVVFGPKPRSYNLAMNRKERRSALRTALMSRIGDITVVKGFGAGIETPKTKEITAALQRLGIDAGAKVLVVLDGASDAIRRSVRNLEKVKLIAADQLNVFDLLNANKLVLSEEALTKIQEVYGDD, encoded by the coding sequence ATGGCTAACTGTGTAATCCGCGACTGGCAGGGCAAAGAAGCCGGCAAGGCTGCCCTCGACCTCAAGGTCGCCAAAGAAACGTCTGCCCACGACCTGGTGCACCGCGCCGTCGTGCGTCAGCTGGCCCACGCCCGCCAGGGCACGGCCAGCACCCTGACCCGTGCCGAAGTGGCCGGTGGTGGCCGCAAGCCCTACAAACAGAAGGGCACCGGTCGGGCTCGCCAGGGCTCGATCCGCACCCCGCTCCGCCCAGGCGGTGGCGTGGTGTTCGGGCCCAAACCCCGCAGCTACAACCTGGCGATGAACCGCAAGGAACGTCGTTCGGCCCTGCGCACCGCCCTGATGAGCCGCATCGGCGACATCACCGTGGTCAAGGGCTTTGGAGCTGGGATTGAAACCCCCAAAACCAAGGAAATCACCGCCGCCCTCCAGCGTTTAGGCATTGATGCCGGCGCCAAGGTGCTGGTGGTGCTCGATGGCGCCTCCGATGCGATTCGTCGCTCGGTCCGCAACCTCGAAAAGGTCAAGTTGATCGCCGCCGATCAACTCAACGTGTTCGACCTTCTCAACGCCAACAAGTTGGTGCTGAGCGAAGAAGCACTCACGAAGATCCAGGAGGTCTACGGAGATGACTGA
- a CDS encoding 50S ribosomal protein L23, whose amino-acid sequence MTERFAGRLADVIRRPLITEKATRALELNQYTFEVDHRAAKPDIKAAVEQLFDVRVVGVSTMNPPRRSRRVGRFAGKRAQVKKAVVRLAEGNAIQLFPES is encoded by the coding sequence ATGACTGAACGTTTTGCAGGTCGGCTCGCGGATGTGATCCGCCGGCCGCTGATCACCGAGAAGGCCACCCGCGCCCTCGAGCTCAACCAGTACACCTTTGAGGTGGATCACCGGGCTGCCAAGCCCGACATCAAGGCCGCCGTTGAACAGCTGTTCGACGTCCGCGTGGTGGGTGTGAGCACCATGAACCCCCCGCGCCGTTCGCGCCGCGTGGGCCGCTTCGCCGGCAAACGCGCCCAGGTGAAGAAAGCAGTGGTGCGCCTGGCCGAGGGCAACGCCATCCAGCTATTCCCTGAGTCCTGA
- the rplB gene encoding 50S ribosomal protein L2: protein MAIRNYRPITPGTRTRVASDFSEVTGRGRERGLVVAKHRSKGRNNRGVITCRHRGGGHKRLYRIVDFRRDKVGVVAKVAAIHYDPHRNARLALLFYTDGEKRYILAPAGIEIGQQLVSGPDSPIETGNALPLSAIPLGSSVHNVELYAGRGGQMVRTAGASAQVMAKEGDYVALKLPSTEVRLVRRECYATIGEVGNAEVRNTSLGKAGRKRWLGRRPEVRGSVMNPCDHPHGGGEGRAPIGRSGPVTPWGKPALGLKTRKRNKPSNRFVLRKRRRTSKRSRGGRDS from the coding sequence ATGGCAATCCGTAACTACCGCCCCATCACCCCCGGCACACGCACCCGCGTCGCCAGTGACTTCTCTGAGGTCACCGGCCGCGGTCGCGAGCGGGGCCTGGTGGTGGCCAAACACCGCAGCAAGGGCCGCAACAACCGCGGCGTGATCACCTGCCGCCACCGCGGCGGTGGCCACAAGCGCCTGTATCGCATCGTCGACTTCCGTCGCGACAAAGTCGGCGTGGTGGCCAAGGTGGCCGCCATCCACTACGACCCCCATCGCAACGCCCGCCTGGCCCTGCTCTTCTACACCGATGGTGAGAAGCGCTACATCCTGGCTCCGGCAGGCATTGAGATCGGTCAACAGTTGGTGTCGGGCCCCGATTCCCCGATCGAAACCGGCAACGCCCTGCCCCTTTCGGCCATCCCCCTCGGCTCGAGCGTTCACAACGTGGAGCTCTACGCCGGCAGGGGTGGCCAAATGGTGCGCACCGCTGGTGCCAGCGCCCAGGTGATGGCAAAAGAGGGCGATTACGTCGCCCTCAAGCTGCCCTCCACCGAGGTGCGTCTGGTCCGCCGTGAGTGCTACGCCACCATCGGCGAAGTGGGCAACGCCGAGGTGCGCAACACCAGCCTCGGCAAAGCTGGCCGCAAGCGCTGGCTGGGTCGCCGTCCGGAAGTCCGCGGCAGCGTCATGAACCCTTGCGATCACCCCCACGGTGGTGGCGAAGGTCGCGCTCCGATCGGCCGGTCCGGCCCTGTGACACCCTGGGGCAAACCGGCCCTAGGCCTCAAAACCCGTAAGCGGAACAAACCCAGCAATCGGTTTGTGCTCCGGAAACGTCGCCGCACCTCCAAGCGGAGCCGTGGCGGACGCGATTCCTGA
- the rpsS gene encoding 30S ribosomal protein S19, producing the protein MGRSLKKGPFVADSLLRKLERQNAADDKSVIKTWSRASTILPMMIGHTIAVHNGKSHVPVYVTEQMVGHKLGEFAPTRTFRGHIKDKKGGR; encoded by the coding sequence ATGGGACGTTCACTCAAAAAAGGTCCGTTTGTTGCCGACAGCCTGCTTCGCAAGCTGGAGAGACAAAACGCCGCCGACGACAAGTCCGTGATCAAAACCTGGTCACGTGCTTCCACCATCCTGCCGATGATGATTGGCCACACGATTGCCGTGCACAACGGCAAATCCCATGTGCCGGTCTACGTGACAGAACAAATGGTGGGCCACAAGCTCGGGGAATTCGCCCCCACCCGCACCTTCCGGGGCCACATCAAGGACAAGAAAGGAGGTCGCTGA
- the rplV gene encoding 50S ribosomal protein L22 yields MANTSTNQALAHGRFIRGSVSKVRRVLDQIRGRTYREALIMLEFMPYRSTGPITKVLRSAVANAEHNMGLDPSTLVISQAIADMGPSLKRFRPRAQGRAYAIKKQTCHISIAVAPSA; encoded by the coding sequence ATGGCAAACACATCAACCAACCAAGCCCTCGCCCACGGCCGCTTCATCCGCGGTTCCGTGTCCAAAGTGCGGAGGGTTCTCGACCAGATCCGCGGCCGCACCTATCGCGAGGCGCTGATCATGCTCGAGTTCATGCCTTACCGCTCCACCGGCCCCATCACCAAGGTGTTGCGGTCGGCCGTGGCTAACGCAGAACACAACATGGGCCTTGACCCATCAACCCTGGTCATCAGCCAGGCGATCGCCGACATGGGTCCGTCCCTGAAGCGTTTTCGCCCCCGCGCCCAGGGTCGCGCCTACGCGATCAAGAAACAGACCTGCCACATCAGCATTGCTGTGGCTCCTTCCGCCTGA
- the rpsC gene encoding 30S ribosomal protein S3: MGHKIHPTGLRLGITQEHRSRWYAPSKTYPTLLQEDDRIRKFVHKKYGAAGISDVLIARKADQLEVELKTARPGVLVGRQGSGIEELRTGIQKTLGDATRQVRINVVEVERVDADAFLLAEYIAQQLEKRVAFRRVMRMTVQRAQRAGVLGLKIQVSGRLNGAEIARTEWTREGRVPLHTLRADIDYATKLASTTYGVLGIKVWVFKGEVLPGQKEQLPVGAAPRRRTSRQPQQFEDRSNKE, from the coding sequence ATGGGACACAAGATCCATCCAACCGGCCTGCGCCTGGGGATCACCCAGGAACACCGCTCGCGTTGGTACGCCCCCAGCAAGACCTATCCGACCCTCCTCCAGGAGGACGACCGGATTCGTAAGTTCGTACACAAGAAGTACGGCGCCGCAGGCATCAGCGATGTGCTGATTGCCCGCAAGGCCGACCAATTGGAAGTCGAACTCAAAACCGCTCGCCCCGGCGTGCTCGTTGGCCGTCAGGGCAGCGGCATTGAGGAGCTGCGCACCGGCATCCAAAAAACCCTCGGTGATGCGACCCGCCAGGTGCGCATCAACGTGGTGGAAGTGGAGCGGGTAGATGCCGACGCCTTCCTGCTGGCCGAATACATCGCCCAGCAACTGGAAAAGCGCGTGGCATTCCGTCGCGTGATGCGGATGACCGTGCAGCGGGCCCAACGGGCCGGCGTGCTCGGCCTAAAGATCCAGGTGAGCGGCCGCCTTAACGGCGCCGAAATCGCCCGGACCGAATGGACTCGCGAAGGTCGTGTGCCCCTGCACACCCTCCGCGCCGACATCGACTACGCCACCAAGCTGGCCAGCACCACCTATGGGGTGTTGGGCATCAAGGTGTGGGTGTTCAAAGGCGAGGTTCTTCCTGGCCAAAAAGAGCAGCTGCCCGTGGGTGCAGCTCCCCGTCGGCGGACCAGCCGGCAGCCCCAACAGTTCGAAGACCGCTCCAATAAGGAGTGA
- the rplP gene encoding 50S ribosomal protein L16, with translation MLSPRRVKFRKQQRGRMRGVATRGNTIAFGEFALQAQECGWITSRQIEASRRAMTRYVKRGGQIWIRIFPDKPVTMRPAETRMGSGKGNPEFWVAVIKPGRILFEIGGPDITPEIAKEAMRLAQYKLPLKTKFLTLADQEAEALATSGKPAAVES, from the coding sequence ATGCTGAGTCCTAGACGCGTCAAATTCCGCAAGCAACAGCGAGGCCGCATGCGCGGTGTCGCTACTCGCGGAAACACCATTGCCTTCGGGGAATTTGCCCTGCAGGCCCAAGAGTGCGGGTGGATCACCTCCCGCCAAATCGAAGCGAGCCGGCGGGCCATGACCCGCTACGTCAAGCGGGGGGGGCAAATCTGGATACGGATTTTCCCCGACAAGCCCGTCACGATGCGCCCCGCCGAAACCCGCATGGGTTCCGGCAAGGGCAACCCAGAGTTCTGGGTGGCCGTGATCAAGCCAGGTCGCATCCTGTTCGAGATAGGGGGTCCCGACATCACCCCCGAAATCGCCAAGGAAGCCATGCGCCTGGCCCAATACAAGCTGCCTTTAAAGACCAAGTTCCTCACCCTGGCTGACCAGGAAGCGGAAGCTCTGGCCACCTCTGGCAAACCCGCCGCAGTGGAGTCCTGA
- the rpmC gene encoding 50S ribosomal protein L29, which produces MARPNITEVRKLSGEEINEQINATRRELFTLRFEQATRRLEKPHRFKEARIKLAHLMTVQQEQKRSAATADSPS; this is translated from the coding sequence ATGGCCCGACCCAACATCACCGAGGTTCGCAAGCTCTCGGGCGAAGAGATCAACGAACAGATCAATGCCACCCGGCGTGAACTGTTCACTCTGCGCTTCGAGCAAGCCACCCGCAGGCTCGAAAAGCCCCACCGTTTCAAGGAAGCTCGCATCAAGCTGGCCCATCTGATGACGGTTCAGCAGGAGCAGAAACGCTCCGCCGCCACTGCTGACTCCCCCTCCTGA